The region taaatatGTTTCGGTTAGATGCTATTGATTTTTACATAGGTTGGATTTAAACTTAATGATAGTTCAGTTTTAATAGTGTGGTCATTTTACGATGTTTGCCCAGGGAAGTGCGATACCTTGTTACCGTACTGCACTCATGGAAACTACAAAACCTTTGTCTTTTTTCGTCTATTGACAGCTACAGAGttacattaatttaataatactGTGAGTAAAGCGATTTAAACGAGTACATCTTTGGAAAACACAATGTAACATTTAAATCATTCAATAtaactgtattttgaagtgtattccATGTGGCATACTTGAAATGAAAATTAAGATTTAGATGTATGATAGAAATGACAACCATGTCgtaagtgttgaatttaaaatacaggaaCCTTAAGCACCTAACAGACACTGTTCAATATTCAAAGCCATCCATATATTGGACCATATTGGAACACCCTGCAGTGTAATATTGCAGTTATAAaattgtgaccccccccccccccccaaaaaaaaaaaaaaaaaaaaaaactgtccctcCTCACTATATGACCCCCCCAAAGTGAATTGGTTATGATACAGATATTACCACCTGTGGCACAACATTGGGTTTGCACACAGTACTCTGTCTTTAAATGTAAAAGAGTTGAAATGTAAACAAGATTCAGatctgggcaaacacatggcaaatgacatttaatagagaaaagtgtaaggtactgcacgcaggaaataaaaatgtacattataaatatcatatgggagatactgaaattggagaaggaatctatgaaaaagacctaggagtttttattgactcagaaatgtcttcatctagacaatgtggggaagctataaaaaaggctaacaagatgctcggatacattgtgaaaagtgttgaatttaaatcaagggaagtaatgttaaaactgtacaatgcactagtaagacctcatcttgaatattgtgtgcagttctggtcacctcgctataaaaaagatattgctgctgtagaaagagtgcaaagaagagcgaccagaattattctgggcttaaaaggcatgtcatatgcagacaggctaaaagaattgaatctgttcagtcttgaacaaagaagactacgtggcgacctaattcaagcattcaaaattctaaaaggtattgacagtgtcgacccaagggactttttcagcctgaaaaaagaaacaaggaccaggggtcacaaatggagtttagacaaaggggcattcagaacagaaaataggaggcacttttttacacagagaattgtgagggtctggaatcaactccccagtaatgttgttgaagctgacaccctgggatccttcaagaagctgcttgatgagattttgggatcaataagctactaacaaccaaacgagcaagatgggccgaatggcctcctctcgtttgtgaattttcttatgttctcatgttctaaAGGTGTGTCGCTCAGAATGTTGGCTTATCCGTATTGCTGTTAGTCTGGTTTTTCTGGTTACAGCCTTGCTTGTTGTTTATTACCCAAGACAATCTGTACACTCATTTTCATAAGGTTGCGGTTAGAGCAATGCTACACATTTTTTCAGTCGCCCATGCCCCTAGTACACgttgttatttttatgtaaaaGTACTTGTATCCACTGATAGTGTACCATATAGTAGTCTGCTATATTCTACATATTGAGACATGCATGCTGTCAGACACCAGTAAATAGACTTTGTCTTGAAATTGCCATATGAAACTGGGCCTGTTAATGCTGCCTTGAGGAGTGGTTGTTAGGAGGACCGAGACAACAACTGACTGAAAGGTGTTAAAGTACCGTTGTTATATACGACTATTGTTCTTTGTACATGGGAACCAAAAATATTCCTCTTTTGTAGAATAAGTacagtgcttttattttatttctaaggGAGGTTCCCAGCAGGTGCAAAAGTACAATCATACATTTCACTTTGTGTACAAGTTGCTTAACCAGTATCACTGATAAGCAGTTTTGTTCCACTCTAAACAAAGCAGCACCCATAGCATGTGGGACTTTATATTGGGTTCTATGTACATTAGACTACAGCTGCTAGTTAAAGGATATATTTCTCTCTTTACCTATAGATTTAAAAAAGGCATAGGGGCTCCTGTACAATTTAATTTGGCAAAAATGTACATGGCCTTGCTTTCGGGTCAAGTAGAGTGCACTGAACTACAGTCTAATGTAGTAAACAGATAGCAGACAGACATGTTTTGCTGTGAATAGTAACGTGATTCAGCATATTGCAAATCTTATatgtatacagtaccagtcaaaagtttgagtacgcttgctggaaactaggtttttttcataattgacaatgttttacgtcgtatacatttctgtaaatactttaaatgaaaacacatgttacaatatacaaaacaaaacataaggagtatcaaagcaatgctcaagaaaatttaaaattgtctctaaatcttggattcctcaaaatagccaccctttgccttagtaacagtctcacaaacacaaggcattcagttaacaagtttcagcaggaaatcactcgacatgtcttcccagctcttctgcagcaattcccagatatgtagggcacttgtgggtagctttgctttgacttctgcccagttcgtcccatacaaattctatgggattgaggtctggagactgggcaggtcaggtcattagaCTAGATAGccgtgctggttgagcttgccatggacttggtaaaaatgaccaactctgtcaccagcaaagcaaccccagaccatgacactgcctcctccatgcttcacagtgggaaccacacatgcagaactcatgcgctcaccctctctgcgtcttacaaatactcggcggttggaccaaatatttcaaatttggactcatcggtccataagaccaacttccactcctcaaacatccagtttctttgttttctggcccaggcaagtctcttcctcttattctgcactcttaacaatggttccTTTGCAGCatttcttccagttaggccagcttcacgcaatctcctctgaacagttaatgttgaaacatctgtacttctagtagcatttagctgagcttgtatttcagggtcagttaatcaccggtttcgcagacttgtgacttgaatgaactgaTTCCGAGGCCACCCTTGGCCTGCCTAACCTTGTTCGGtactcatgagtgccagtttcttcaaatcatttgatggtcttggccacagcagttacagacacttatGACTTAAAATTTGTGATTGCGATttgaccttaatttcttaaagtaattacagactgtcttttttttctgctcccttacattcatgaatgacaaacttgtgcctatgctacctatatttatagtaatcatggaccctcacctgttaacaataattggtgacaaaaggttaattaggtaacatgctagttaactcggagaacatctatcaaagacacttttatacttaggcccgtgttctaacactgttatacacatttcagacttttaactgacttgggcttcagactgaaatcccatTGCTTTGGATgactatttcattgaaattgacaagatttacattttcatttaataattaatttttttaatgcaattcacttataattatcagcttatataagtacacatcatataaggaaatattaagtgtttatagacaagtttatacagttaaaagcatagataatcatgaaaaacctggtttcaagcagatgtactcaaacttttgactggtactgtgtatgtgtgtgtaattatatatacacacagacacacagacacacacacacacacacacacacacacacacacacacacacacacacacacacacacacacacctgttaaGGGGGTTCACAGGAATTCCAGAGTTGCTCTTCAGATCGAATTTCCTGACATAAGATATGTAACTAATTTAAAGGTCTTGTTATAAGCAAGATGCCCATTCATTTTAATCCAACCCATGATATGCTAGTCAATTTTAACAAGGGACCTATGTAACACTGACAAGCCTTATCCAGACAGTATTACATCACCACAGGATATCTGGAGAAAGCTGGTATGACATTTTCAGGAATAAGTCAACTTTGTCCACATACTATATGTAAGGAGATTGCCAGTGACACACAGGGTCTTGGTATGTGTTGAGCTGGGGCTCCAGCAGGCTTTACAGCTGCACAGCTATATTTTTCCTATAGCCCTGTCTGGCTGGATTAGTAAGCTTTCTTGCCATGACACTTGAGTTAGTAGCCACCTTTTTATATGACTTGCTGCCACTTGCCTGTAAGATCTCCCTGCAAAAAGTGCTTGCTGATTTAATATACCAGTAAAACTGACATGACACTGAAACTGTCATTTCTGTTACCCTTCCTAAATTTGAGTTTGTCATGTATATGATCTCTTACTGTTGCAAATCTTTGACGGGTAAAAAGTATCTGAATATATTGAGGATGGTCatattgcagttactcaaatactATGCTAACATGTTTTGAGTTAAGGAGTTGCTTTTGAGATCACATTGCCTGTCTTACTTAGATATTGATAGCTATAGATTGCCATTATAGAAGAGCCaacgccatctagtgatctgctaCTTTGGGTTaagtttccatttgtttttctgtcaacACACTGCTAAACACTAGGTGgggctggtgcttactaatattaAGACACTAGCTGATCCTACGTGTCTATGGCAGGTGTTTGAACTGAAGAGCAGTAGATTAGTCTGCATGGACTTGGGTCCTATTCTTAACTAATAGCGTTGAGGTGGGACCAAGACTGAATGGTTTTGAATGGCAATAGAACCCCACAACAGGGGTGGTGTGTTAAACAGGTTTCAGAAATCTTTACTAACAAAACCTTGAATCGCTGATCAGGAATTGGAATAGTTAAACAACTTTAACATCACCTGATGGAATTTAACTTCCCTGTATTTGTTTTGGCAAAGTTCGTGAATAAACAAATCTGCTTGCTGTCTTCAGTATCTTTAGTTCCACCTTTTCTTTTCTGATAGCAAGAAGgttttgtattcctttttttaattttatttaactgacttctgtttttgtcttttttctgttaCTTGGATCATTAGCAAAGATAATATACAATATACCAGTGGTGCACAATTCTGACCTGGAGGGCTgatgtccctgcaggtttttattccaactgcaccctaaagtactttattggacttTATTAGTAGTTAATTCGTCAAATTAACTAaattagggtatggttagaacaaaaaccaggagggacaccggccatccatgacctgagttgtgcaccactgcaaAGTTGACTTTATCAGGAGTTCAGAAATGACATGGCAAATTAAGCTATAAACAACAGAAATGCTGATTTTACtggaaatataataaaatgtatttcattgatTTTACTATAGTGTTaatttataacatgtatttagtCTGCTATGCTGTACTGGTGCACTGGAATAATTCAACATAACACTGTAAACATACACACTGGAGTTCTGTATGGTAGTGCTACTTTATGGTAGAAATTTACAGTATTGTACTTGCAGTTCAAGTCTATGCACGTTTTCTATCCACATATGTTTCATTTCCACAAGTGATGCATGTTATTTATATTAACTGTCGTGAGAGAATCATCATCATGCTTTGTTCTTAATGACTCATGTTATATTCTGGTATGGACAGTTCAATGTGGTTTCGATAAGCAGGATGTAAGGTTACCAGgtattaagcaggtttgactcTATAGTTAGTTTTGTCATGAGTATATTTTACGTGTTGGCAACAGGATAATCGATTTAGTAGAATGTTTAACTTTAATTGTTGGTGACTCAGACATACAAACCATAATAAAAATTAACTCTTAAATAACTGATCTTTTCACTGTAGTTGTGTGGTTTCTTATAGGTTAAGTTTGTTTTGGTGGGGAAATCattgatttctttctttgttttttaactttactGAACATCTCCCAGAAACAGCAAACTGGTAAACAAGAGGACTTTGAATAAGCCCTATTCTAAATGAACTGCAAACCCATCACACCGCATAATTAAATTATTACCACTGCTGCTGTCACTGCTGCTGTATGTTGTCTTTGAATTATTGAACTGGTTATTAAAGGATCAGAAAAAAGTACTTTATAACATAAGGTGCAGATCCTAGTAAGAAGGGCTTATTTAAATGATATGCAAACACTCTTCCCTTTATGTACATTTGAACATTTCTTTCAGGTGTGTATTTGTATAATATTAGGTTTCAGAAGATCTATTTCGAAATGAGCTTTCCCATGAGATGTACttgcacagcagcagcaagggATGATGTTCTTTCAAATTGTTTCTGTTGTATTCACTTCTATGAGCAGTACTTGAACTAAGGAGCACCATAGATGTAGATGGAATTATATGGTTTTTATAGTAAAAATGGACAGAAACATGAATGCTATACAGGGTTTAAATGCAATTGACTGCCTCATGTTGCGCTAAAATTATTTGTCATTTACAATACATCAATATGTCTGTCAAATGTGAAGACATACATTTTTTTGTGGTATAGATTGATATTTCTACAAGCTTATTTGAGACAAAAAAACTATTGCTTTTGTAGAAATACagcactttttttatatacaaatcaATAATCCTAAAGCTTATACCAAGATGAGCTACTGAAGGTCCATTTTTTATAGGTACTGTCAATGTAGAGTAGCGTCTCTTGAAGCAATAATTGTTTGAGGGCAGTTCTTATCTTGCGGTCTCATTACTGATTATTGTTTGTCGAATATGAATATCACCCCATAAATAAATCTTTCTTTGTTTTAGGTGTTTATTTGGCACACGGTTGCAAATAATGGATGGATTACTGGACATATAAAAGTGTACACACTGAGCAAACAGCAAAGCCATTCCCAAgggatcacatttttttttaaaatgcatgaaacttgcAGTGCAAAATATTTGGTtaattctcaaaataaatgttgaaacagCATACAAAACAGGAAATCGATCTTCTCCAAGTTCAGACTGAAGTAACTTTTACAATTACTTGTAACAGTTGtaacaatcaatctttattttatatagggccttttatagtggacaaccatcacagagctctttacaagatgcagtaacaacaagaaaatccataatacataaaatacagtggaaagtgcataatacatgatagtagcataattcATGAAATGGTAGCAGCAGCACAGCATCTAATAGCAGACATCATGCTTAAAGAgaatggaaagcaagagagaacaggtggatcTTGAGAGTTGATGTAAATcaagtgacggtgggagcatcacacaccgtGACACAAGGCCAAAGTTATTTTTTCTGTACATGATTGTGTAAATGAAAAATAGTCAGCACATGCTGATGTGCTCCGCTAAAGGAGGAGAATACCTTCACTGTGatctaatgtttttttctttatttccagGTTCCCTTGTTACTTTGTCTTGCCCATCACGGCAAGTtgtgtgcagaattgtgaatgaGATTGATCTAACCATCTCTCTCAACAACTTGTCATTGAACATGTCTGCTTCAGAGCAGAAGTGGCGGAATTACGAGTTCTACATTGGCTTGACCATGGCCATCTTCTCCTCTTTTCTAATTGGAGGCAGTGTCATCCTGAAGAAGAGAGCTCTGCTCAGACTGGCTCAGACAGGAGGCACCCGAGCTGGTAAACCAACATGTTCATTCAGCCACTTTGTAGTGTGCACCTTCCTTTAGCAAACATTCAGCCTTGAACAATGCATTAATGAAAATCACTAACATGAATACAGGATTTTAGATTATAAAGCCTATGGTAGTTCGCTTGTGCTTGTCTGACTCCTTTCcttcaatatgtttttaaatccaTGTTTGCTTTATCCTTTTTCGACTTTGGTTTCTTCTGAAGGTGTTTTCTGTGCCACTTTTAAATGTGATGTGGGTTCTTGATCTTCTCAGATACTGCCCGGTCCCCATTCCGAGTGAACCCACCAGCTTTGGGTGCAGATGTCTGTGGAATATAACTCTGATAAACTTTGACATACCAAATCCATTTTAACAAAATGACAGGCCTGCATAGAAATGTTCTGCTGTCCTTTTTCATGGTTTGCTGCATTCTAAACATTTCTACTTTCTTCCCAAGGTGAGGGAGGTCATGGATACCTGAAGGACTGGATGTGGTGGGCAGGTTTACTGACAAGTAAGTTCCAAATCTGAATAACCAGACTCATCCAAACTCAGTTGTTTAATTGTGGTTCTCCCTGGACACCATGTCAAGTAAGCCCCCTTCCCCTTTTCTGTTTTCAAACAACCCCATGTCAGGTGTAACTCTAACTGCTAGAATTCACACCTCAGGTTGCGGTACTTCCTGATTTAGGGACTGTTTGTGCAAGAGCAATGACAGTTTGTATAACCTGTAATCCATTTTATAGTAGTCTGTTAATAATGGTAAGTCTCTTTAGGGCACTATACTACTGTACTGGTAGTTAAGATCATCCAGAGCCAGTCATAAAACAGTGCTAATTTCTTGGcttatctttttgttttccagtgggTGGTGGTGAAGTTTCGAATTTTGCAGCTTATATCTTTGCACCTGCAACAGTAGTGACTCCACTAGGGGCTCTAAGTGTACTTATAGGgtatgtattgttgttttatgtCCATGTTCGTCTGTATTTGAATATGTTTCCTGGGGTGGACATTGTTTCAAGCTGGTTCACAACTCTTAAGAGATTTCTTTGAAAACTACACAAGGTTAATGGAATAAATGTTAGCTACAACCAAAATGATCAGCATTATCCACTACAGACTGCATTGCTGTCATATCATCTGTGTGCAGCCTCTACAtatttgaaagggaactgttTGTTAGCTTTGAAGGTTTAGggaatttgttcattttgtacttGACCGCatgtacatgtttaaatgtaGGACTTTTTAgcaattatcctttttttttttcatctcacaGTGCAATATTGTCTTCCTACTTCCTAAATGAGAAGCTTAACATGCTGGGGAAAATAGGGTGTGTGCTGAGCATTCTGGGAAGCACAATTATGGTGATTCATGCTCCAGAAGAGGAGGAAGTGAAAACTTTGGATGAAATGGCTCAAAAAATTCTGCATCCAGGTGGGTCATTTTCTAAAAGATCAAGTAGttgtgggttctgttgctccagtgttttctcttttttctctacCTGGCTTAAACCTATTTTGTCTTGTGTTAGCACTGAACAGACTTCATTTACAGTCAATAGAACAGgctccattcaaatcatgtgacaacgtTGCCTGCAAACCGGCTAGCCGACATTCCAAGACTTACTGCACTCTGATGTCACTCAACAGTCAAGTCAATTACTGCCTTCCGATATCACTCGACAGTCAAGTCAATTACTGCCCTCTGACATTACAGGTGTAGTGAGAAAATGTATTGACTACATTTTTATACTTCTAGTGGAAAACTGTTCTGCTTGAGTTGAAAAAGATCGGTAGTGCTTGGGCAACAGTTTCCACTATAACCCTCAGCTGTGTACCCCAAAAGAATCGCAACAACTGAGTTACATCCTTGTGATAGGGCAATTGAAGACTGTATGTTGGCTATGCATGCCATGATACTGGCAGTTTTAATTTGCTGTCCATAACTGTGGAAGGGGGAGCTGCCTCTTACTAACAgatccttttgtttgttttctacagGATTCCTCTTTTTTGCCAGCCTCCTATTAGTAGCAAGTTTGGTGCTGATATTTTATTTGTCCCCGCGCTATGGACATACCAACGTCTTGATCTACATCGCTATCTGCTCCTTGATTGGAGCGTTCTCTGTGTCATCTGTCAAAGGACTGGGCATCGCCATAAAGGGCCTGTTTGACAAAAAGCCTGTGTGGAAACACCCTCTTTGCTACATCCTCATCGTCACACTGGTGGCTTCCATTGTCACTCAGGTCAACTACCTCAACAAGGCCTTGGATGTCTTCAACACTTCAGTAGTCTATCCTATCTACTATGTCTTTTTTACCACAGTGGTCCTTTCAACCTCTGTAATTCTCTTCAGAGAGTGGTATTCCATGTTCCTAATTGACATCGTGGGAACGTTATGCGGTTTTCTCACTATTATCACAGGGGTGTTTATGTTGCATGTGTTTAAAGACATGAAGCTCAATATAGATACCTTTCCACAGGTCATTCAGCCAAAACAAGAGGAGCATCCTGTGGCTGAAATCATCAGATTTGATGACAAGCAGATTCTTATCGACAGTATGGAGAACTCTGTGTTTTCTGAACAGAAGCCGAAACTGTTTGTGATCTGCAGTTAAGGgactgcatgtgtgtgtatatactgtatatattttaatatagtgatgtttttattaaaggttttttttttttttttagcccacgGATAGAGTGCTAGATGAAGTGGCTTGTACTGTTGCAGTATTGAATTAAAGTGAAAAGTAAATATCATGAAATGGAAGATCCAGATTAGGAGCTacccttttttaactttttttttttaagtttgcgcACTGTTTTGGTAGAGTTCTGCATACTGCTTGTGCCATTGGTGGGGGCTAGGCCACCAAGCATCTTGATGTGCAAGAGGAGAAATACTGCACATCTCTGTAAAACCAGTACAGTAGACAACCTCTGTATTGCAGGGCCTGTATTGTTTTAATCTTTCTAGGACCACAGTGTCCCTTGTTCTGTAGAATATTCCTGCTCTTTTGGAAATATGTTGGGCATGCTGACAGTCCCACACAGATAGTTTtcatgtttaataaagaaaaaaaaaag is a window of Polyodon spathula isolate WHYD16114869_AA chromosome 12, ASM1765450v1, whole genome shotgun sequence DNA encoding:
- the LOC121324760 gene encoding magnesium transporter NIPA2-like encodes the protein MTEATQVTNHSCANGSLVTLSCPSRQVVCRIVNEIDLTISLNNLSLNMSASEQKWRNYEFYIGLTMAIFSSFLIGGSVILKKRALLRLAQTGGTRAGEGGHGYLKDWMWWAGLLTMGGGEVSNFAAYIFAPATVVTPLGALSVLIGAILSSYFLNEKLNMLGKIGCVLSILGSTIMVIHAPEEEEVKTLDEMAQKILHPGFLFFASLLLVASLVLIFYLSPRYGHTNVLIYIAICSLIGAFSVSSVKGLGIAIKGLFDKKPVWKHPLCYILIVTLVASIVTQVNYLNKALDVFNTSVVYPIYYVFFTTVVLSTSVILFREWYSMFLIDIVGTLCGFLTIITGVFMLHVFKDMKLNIDTFPQVIQPKQEEHPVAEIIRFDDKQILIDSMENSVFSEQKPKLFVICS